From the genome of Arthrobacter alpinus, one region includes:
- a CDS encoding DUF3566 domain-containing protein gives MSTNNPNQRPGTAPRVSAPARPPQRPGAAPSSPAAAAAKRPAQGQSAPAAAKRPVPTRPPLVKPAPKAKARRARLLVSKVEPWSVLKMAFLLSVALGIITVVASIVLWSVLDVIGLFDKVNSLMTDIQGSEGGAAFDIMSFASLGQVASYATIIAVVNVVLLTTLSMLSAVLYNISATLVGGIGVTLTDD, from the coding sequence TTGAGCACGAATAACCCAAATCAGCGGCCGGGTACCGCCCCTAGGGTAAGTGCCCCGGCCCGTCCACCACAGCGCCCAGGTGCCGCCCCAAGTTCACCGGCGGCCGCTGCGGCCAAGCGTCCTGCCCAGGGCCAGTCTGCGCCTGCTGCGGCCAAGCGTCCGGTTCCAACGCGTCCACCCTTGGTCAAGCCGGCACCTAAGGCCAAGGCCCGCCGGGCACGCCTATTGGTGAGCAAAGTTGAACCGTGGTCAGTGCTTAAGATGGCCTTCCTGCTCTCGGTCGCTTTGGGCATCATCACAGTGGTTGCCTCCATCGTGTTGTGGTCAGTGCTGGATGTCATTGGACTGTTCGACAAGGTCAACTCGCTCATGACGGATATCCAAGGTTCTGAAGGCGGTGCGGCCTTTGACATCATGAGCTTTGCCTCGCTGGGCCAGGTGGCGTCTTACGCAACGATCATCGCCGTCGTCAATGTTGTGCTTTTGACCACATTGTCAATGCTGTCGGCGGTGCTCTACAACATCTCGGCCACCTTGGTTGGTGGCATCGGTGTGACACTTACCGACGATTAG
- a CDS encoding DLW-39 family protein: MKKLLILIAALSAGIFVNKKLQESKLAKASWSKATDTVK; this comes from the coding sequence GTGAAGAAGTTGTTGATCTTGATCGCAGCTCTGAGTGCAGGAATCTTTGTAAATAAGAAGCTTCAGGAATCCAAACTTGCGAAGGCAAGCTGGAGCAAGGCGACAGATACTGTCAAATAG
- a CDS encoding DMT family transporter produces the protein MIVILAVIGILGVSASGPIMAATAASALTIAFWRNAIGASVMGTHVLISNRAALKNLTRTELKFSAIAAAALALHFACFVTSLKLTSVAAATALVCLQAAWIALFQWVRGRRPHRSIMLGLAVALTGVVVITGFDMGVSPEALLGDALALAGGALAAVYTLAGSKARKSMSTTLYSSICYGIASVILLAMCLFFDQQLLNLPTEAWWGILGVTVAAQIFGHTIFNYLLATISPLVVSMMILLEIPGAAVLAAIFLREQLPAGTYSGLALIIAGLAVVVLHQGRGGFRPVKSGDQPHLPAQ, from the coding sequence GTGATAGTGATCCTGGCCGTAATAGGCATCCTAGGTGTTTCAGCGTCCGGGCCCATCATGGCCGCGACGGCCGCATCCGCACTGACCATCGCTTTTTGGCGCAACGCCATCGGTGCCTCGGTCATGGGAACGCATGTTTTGATCTCCAACAGGGCGGCCCTGAAAAATCTGACCCGCACCGAACTGAAGTTCTCAGCCATCGCGGCGGCAGCGCTGGCTCTGCACTTCGCATGTTTCGTCACTTCCTTGAAGCTGACGAGCGTTGCTGCCGCCACCGCCCTGGTTTGTCTTCAGGCAGCTTGGATAGCACTTTTCCAGTGGGTCCGTGGCCGGCGCCCACACAGGAGCATCATGTTGGGCCTTGCTGTCGCGCTGACCGGCGTCGTCGTCATAACAGGCTTTGACATGGGGGTGTCCCCGGAAGCGCTACTGGGTGACGCACTGGCCTTGGCCGGAGGCGCCCTTGCGGCCGTCTACACCCTGGCTGGCTCTAAGGCCCGCAAGAGCATGTCAACAACCTTGTACTCAAGCATTTGCTACGGCATCGCCTCAGTCATCCTGCTCGCCATGTGTCTGTTCTTTGACCAACAACTGCTCAACCTACCGACTGAGGCGTGGTGGGGGATTCTGGGTGTCACCGTCGCGGCCCAAATTTTTGGACACACCATCTTCAATTATTTGCTCGCCACCATCTCGCCCCTGGTGGTTTCCATGATGATCTTGCTCGAAATCCCTGGAGCCGCAGTACTTGCCGCGATCTTCTTGCGCGAGCAACTGCCCGCAGGCACCTATAGTGGGCTGGCCCTGATCATTGCCGGGCTCGCCGTTGTGGTGCTGCACCAGGGCCGGGGCGGATTCAGGCCGGTAAAATCCGGGGACCAGCCCCACCTACCAGCCCAATAG
- a CDS encoding peptidylprolyl isomerase: MTAIPTAKATINTSLGDIEVNLFGNHAPKTVANFVGLATGEIEWTNPATGEKTSAPLYNGTIFHRIIKDFMIQGGDPLGRGTGGPGFQFDDEISPDLNFNDPYKFAMANAGLQGGRGTNGSQFFITTVNTSWLQGKHTIFGDVTNADSKAVVEAIQAVSTGPGDKPREDVVINSITVEQL; this comes from the coding sequence ATGACTGCTATCCCAACCGCAAAAGCAACTATCAACACAAGCCTTGGCGACATTGAGGTTAACCTCTTCGGTAACCATGCGCCCAAGACCGTAGCCAACTTCGTTGGTCTTGCCACCGGTGAGATCGAGTGGACCAACCCGGCCACAGGTGAGAAGACCAGCGCCCCCTTGTACAACGGCACCATCTTCCACCGCATCATCAAAGACTTCATGATCCAGGGTGGAGATCCCCTAGGCCGTGGAACTGGCGGCCCGGGCTTCCAATTCGACGATGAAATCAGCCCCGACCTGAACTTCAACGATCCCTATAAGTTCGCCATGGCCAACGCTGGCCTCCAGGGCGGGCGCGGCACCAACGGCTCACAGTTCTTCATCACGACGGTGAACACCAGCTGGCTCCAGGGCAAGCACACCATCTTCGGCGACGTGACGAACGCAGATTCCAAGGCAGTGGTTGAAGCCATCCAGGCCGTTTCAACGGGCCCCGGCGACAAGCCACGTGAAGACGTTGTCATCAACTCCATCACGGTGGAGCAGCTCTAA
- a CDS encoding rhomboid family intramembrane serine protease, whose protein sequence is MVTITMMAICVAMFVLDWVIPKDFIFQTFAYAPFLTESEPWRMITSAFLHSTDILHIAFNMYALWILGNALEPAFGRLRFTAIYLISALAGSVGVLLLSPIDTPVVGASGAVFGLFGALFVVQKKRGGDVRQIVVLLLINAALGFIIPNISWQAHLGGLIGGALCAVVIAFVPPSLKDKRNLVQWGGMGAVVLLLVGLTIYKVSTFPTFIIG, encoded by the coding sequence ATGGTTACCATCACCATGATGGCCATCTGTGTTGCGATGTTTGTCCTGGATTGGGTAATTCCCAAAGACTTTATCTTTCAAACATTTGCCTATGCTCCGTTCTTGACCGAGTCGGAGCCGTGGCGCATGATCACCTCCGCATTCTTGCATTCAACTGACATCTTGCATATCGCGTTCAACATGTACGCACTTTGGATTTTGGGCAATGCACTTGAGCCAGCCTTTGGCAGGCTCCGGTTTACGGCCATCTACCTCATCAGCGCCCTTGCCGGTTCCGTAGGTGTGCTCCTGCTGTCGCCGATAGACACCCCCGTAGTGGGAGCTTCTGGCGCAGTCTTCGGGCTGTTTGGGGCATTGTTCGTTGTACAGAAGAAGCGTGGCGGCGATGTCCGTCAAATTGTTGTGCTGCTACTGATCAATGCAGCGCTGGGCTTCATCATCCCCAATATTTCATGGCAGGCACACCTTGGCGGCCTGATTGGTGGTGCCCTGTGTGCAGTTGTCATCGCCTTTGTGCCCCCGTCCCTCAAGGACAAACGCAACCTTGTCCAATGGGGTGGGATGGGCGCCGTCGTGCTGCTTCTTGTGGGCCTGACTATCTACAAGGTCTCCACGTTCCCCACGTTTATCATCGGCTGA
- a CDS encoding flavin reductase family protein — MESSETLQAHVLSPQAPTQDDIDEYRRFSAEQAAGVGIVTTVWKGRDYAATVSAFLSVSYDPPTLLVSLYAESRIAQAVVGAGKWALTLLSADQRRTADWLASPGTPVEGLLSQIPFRRGPVTDSAVMDGGLAYFELESTSVHEEATHLIVVGRVLSMGTEVLWHPGLSPLVHYAGDYLKIKP, encoded by the coding sequence ATGGAATCCAGCGAAACCCTCCAAGCACACGTACTTTCCCCACAGGCACCGACTCAGGACGACATCGATGAATACCGCAGGTTCAGTGCCGAGCAGGCCGCAGGCGTGGGGATCGTCACTACTGTGTGGAAGGGCCGGGACTACGCCGCCACTGTGAGCGCGTTTCTTTCAGTGTCCTATGACCCTCCGACACTCTTGGTCAGCCTCTATGCGGAATCCAGGATCGCCCAGGCAGTGGTGGGTGCCGGTAAGTGGGCTCTGACGCTTTTGAGCGCAGACCAACGACGGACGGCTGACTGGTTGGCAAGTCCTGGCACACCTGTGGAGGGTCTACTGAGCCAAATACCTTTTCGGCGCGGGCCAGTGACGGACAGTGCCGTGATGGATGGTGGGCTGGCCTATTTTGAGCTGGAATCCACCAGCGTCCACGAAGAAGCCACACACTTGATCGTTGTGGGAAGGGTCCTCAGCATGGGCACAGAGGTTCTCTGGCACCCGGGTCTGTCACCCTTGGTCCACTATGCCGGCGACTACCTGAAAATCAAGCCATAG
- a CDS encoding TnsA-like heteromeric transposase endonuclease subunit produces MAGIAGHDVQIQYLSFDRGTVRVRLDDVDADAVIHGLPVRKPPTYKGQRNYPGLFWSATTGSFLIYESLLELDYLWLADFDTQVDWMATQPFELSGHFGGRDHRHVPDVMLRSKRGRIRIIDVKPQSRLEDPETVAVFGWTGDVCARRGWDYEVWSGASETVLRNIKLLACGRLSMQLDRRTAQQVIEACPDRLAFGAVVKVACTSQVGELDVRPVILHLLWRGILTVDMESPITDGSLLSFNEGALSELNL; encoded by the coding sequence ATGGCCGGTATCGCGGGTCACGACGTTCAGATTCAGTACCTCTCTTTCGACAGAGGCACGGTCAGAGTGCGGCTCGATGACGTTGATGCAGATGCTGTCATTCACGGGCTTCCCGTTAGAAAACCTCCCACTTATAAGGGCCAGAGGAATTATCCTGGCTTGTTTTGGTCGGCAACGACTGGTTCCTTTTTGATCTACGAAAGCCTGCTTGAGCTCGACTATCTGTGGTTGGCAGACTTCGATACACAGGTTGACTGGATGGCCACGCAACCGTTCGAGCTATCAGGGCACTTTGGCGGTCGGGATCATCGTCATGTTCCTGACGTCATGCTCCGTTCGAAGCGTGGGCGAATTCGCATCATCGATGTGAAGCCACAATCTCGTCTGGAAGATCCTGAAACTGTGGCCGTTTTTGGCTGGACCGGGGATGTCTGTGCGAGGCGTGGTTGGGACTACGAAGTGTGGTCGGGAGCGTCGGAGACCGTGCTCAGGAACATCAAGCTTTTGGCCTGTGGGCGACTTTCGATGCAGCTTGATCGACGGACAGCGCAGCAGGTGATCGAAGCATGTCCGGATCGGCTGGCTTTTGGTGCGGTCGTCAAGGTGGCGTGCACGTCGCAGGTTGGCGAGCTGGACGTGCGGCCGGTCATTCTTCATCTGCTGTGGCGGGGCATACTCACCGTTGATATGGAATCACCCATTACCGACGGATCACTCCTGAGCTTCAACGAAGGAGCACTCAGTGAGCTCAACCTTTGA
- a CDS encoding helix-turn-helix domain-containing protein: MSSTFDVTVGALVWLDGSMWSVHEISNGSVLVAQEHRIRRVATSVLARAHAEMSPVDLWGAIDSVPLSLSRLSPSKLKKLKLVEIYLLEIIEDANDSTTQKERIRIVAEREGISFRTVTRRLADYRAAGLAGLVDSSSTRKYISSIDPRWDQACLKVLSELVYESTPTKKAVLRRTQNLLDAQYGPGIVDIPSDSAASRRLDELAKGRQAFGQGKARRSIAERPQGMYGRLRAQYPGEYVLMDSTPLDVFALEEGTGRWVSVELTVAIDLFSRCIVGLRLAPISTDARDIADVLYQVVAPPEEDSEGFPYHGVLRNLVIGTGEDHAPLGAVPGTIVVDHGKAYLSDHVRGACLRIGINIQPATPHKPTDKPAVERFFRTLRQSFLEHLPGYKGPDVHSRGDNVENKAVYYVTELENMIRQWVTTVYHRSSHAGLCIPEVPGILLSPVEMFEAGLAKTGHLRLPASEDLVFDFLAVHWRSIQHYGVEIKGQRYDATVLNKYRNLKSKERGANAGKWPFFYDTHDVRYVYFKDPDEHRWHRLDWEHTPMLDAPFSQKAAEYAREVARRENRHVNPEQAVFELLEKWRSKEILSRSETNLSKRLSAKKHQGLQNKSKPDVDPALAEATAVDEGEVKPVTRASRKVRDEKAEERNSRVFDVFAEYYEDQPDRELEVFE, encoded by the coding sequence GTGAGCTCAACCTTTGATGTGACAGTGGGGGCCTTGGTCTGGCTTGATGGCTCAATGTGGTCCGTGCACGAGATCTCGAACGGGTCTGTTTTAGTCGCACAGGAGCATCGGATCAGGCGTGTCGCCACTTCGGTTTTAGCGAGAGCGCATGCAGAGATGAGCCCTGTGGATCTATGGGGTGCCATAGACTCCGTGCCGCTTTCTCTCTCTCGCCTGTCACCATCGAAGCTCAAGAAGCTCAAGCTGGTTGAAATCTACCTCTTAGAAATCATCGAGGATGCTAATGACTCCACGACTCAGAAGGAGCGTATTCGGATCGTTGCCGAGCGAGAAGGGATTAGCTTTCGAACGGTTACACGGAGGCTGGCTGATTACCGAGCTGCGGGGCTAGCTGGCCTGGTGGATAGCTCATCCACGCGGAAGTACATCTCAAGCATTGATCCTCGTTGGGATCAAGCCTGCCTGAAGGTACTTTCGGAGCTCGTCTATGAATCCACGCCGACAAAAAAGGCCGTGCTGAGGCGCACACAGAACCTGCTTGATGCTCAATATGGTCCAGGAATTGTCGATATTCCTAGTGATTCTGCTGCAAGCCGGCGCCTCGATGAGTTGGCGAAGGGGCGGCAGGCGTTTGGTCAGGGGAAGGCACGGCGGTCGATTGCTGAGCGGCCGCAGGGGATGTATGGGCGGTTGCGGGCGCAGTATCCGGGTGAGTATGTGTTGATGGATTCCACGCCGTTGGATGTTTTCGCGTTGGAGGAGGGTACTGGGCGGTGGGTTTCGGTTGAGCTGACGGTAGCGATTGATTTGTTCAGCCGGTGCATTGTGGGGTTGCGGTTGGCGCCGATTTCTACGGATGCTCGCGATATTGCCGATGTGTTGTACCAGGTGGTCGCCCCGCCGGAGGAGGATTCTGAGGGGTTCCCGTATCACGGGGTCCTACGCAATTTGGTCATTGGTACTGGGGAGGATCATGCCCCGTTGGGGGCTGTTCCGGGGACGATTGTTGTTGATCATGGCAAGGCTTATCTCTCTGATCATGTGCGGGGTGCTTGCTTGCGGATCGGGATCAATATTCAGCCGGCCACACCGCATAAGCCAACGGATAAGCCTGCCGTTGAGCGGTTCTTCAGAACCTTGCGGCAGTCGTTCTTGGAGCATTTGCCGGGATATAAGGGCCCGGATGTTCACTCTCGTGGCGACAACGTGGAGAACAAGGCCGTCTACTATGTGACCGAGTTGGAAAACATGATCCGCCAGTGGGTCACGACGGTCTATCACCGGAGTTCCCATGCTGGACTGTGTATCCCTGAGGTGCCAGGTATTTTGCTGTCCCCGGTGGAGATGTTTGAAGCTGGGTTGGCTAAGACGGGGCATTTACGGTTGCCAGCTTCGGAGGATCTGGTTTTCGATTTTCTGGCTGTTCATTGGCGCTCGATCCAGCACTACGGGGTCGAAATCAAAGGTCAGCGTTATGACGCGACAGTGCTGAACAAGTACAGGAACCTGAAATCGAAGGAACGTGGGGCCAATGCTGGGAAGTGGCCGTTCTTTTACGACACCCATGATGTGAGGTACGTGTATTTCAAGGATCCTGATGAGCATCGTTGGCACCGTCTGGACTGGGAGCACACACCCATGTTGGATGCCCCGTTTTCCCAGAAGGCAGCGGAGTATGCACGCGAGGTGGCCAGGCGGGAGAACCGGCATGTGAATCCGGAACAGGCAGTCTTTGAACTGTTAGAGAAGTGGCGATCGAAGGAGATCCTTTCTCGCAGTGAAACGAATCTTTCCAAACGGCTCTCAGCTAAGAAACACCAGGGATTGCAGAATAAGTCCAAACCAGATGTGGATCCGGCCCTTGCAGAGGCTACCGCCGTTGACGAGGGCGAGGTGAAGCCGGTTACCAGGGCGTCGCGGAAAGTTCGGGATGAGAAGGCTGAGGAGCGTAATAGCCGGGTCTTTGACGTTTTCGCTGAGTACTACGAAGACCAGCCTGACAGGGAGTTGGAGGTCTTTGAATGA
- a CDS encoding TniB family NTP-binding protein has product MSQNQWIRWLQRNGPHPYRLGSKSGWFAFVDAVKRDPLERLDLPALRALDEEALEDYNECRMVWNSNIPTVRTQQLEHAFSLMNQVMASNRRDGDRLKGGVAIDSPPGLGKTTIAASYGKSFHRAQIRRYGPRTTDGSQRIPVVFVSLTANSTLKALNSRIVEFYGHPALNKVTATKLTSLAVEMVVRCETAVIIVDDLHFVDFNHRTGTEISNHLKWLANELPVTFIYTGVGLAEKSFFSEGLYGESAALAQTARRTTVCPIQPFSLTTDTGSQAWTAMLQLLESSLNLGAPRAGMLVDQADLIFERTQGHIASLASLVERCAQLAIATGEESISEKILAMAVTDSAASNAYAAS; this is encoded by the coding sequence ATGAGCCAGAACCAATGGATTCGGTGGTTGCAGCGTAATGGTCCCCACCCGTACCGGCTGGGCAGTAAATCGGGCTGGTTCGCTTTTGTTGATGCTGTGAAGCGTGATCCTTTGGAGCGGTTGGATCTGCCGGCGCTGAGGGCCTTGGATGAGGAAGCGTTGGAGGATTACAACGAGTGTCGGATGGTGTGGAATTCCAATATCCCTACGGTGCGAACCCAGCAGCTTGAACACGCGTTTTCGTTGATGAATCAGGTGATGGCCTCGAATCGGCGTGATGGAGACAGACTCAAGGGCGGCGTTGCGATTGATTCTCCGCCGGGTTTGGGTAAGACCACGATTGCTGCCAGCTATGGGAAGAGTTTTCATCGTGCGCAGATTCGCCGTTATGGGCCGCGGACCACGGACGGTAGCCAGCGGATCCCGGTGGTGTTTGTTTCCTTGACGGCTAATAGCACGTTGAAGGCGTTGAACTCTCGCATCGTTGAGTTCTACGGTCACCCGGCCCTGAATAAGGTGACGGCAACGAAATTGACGTCTCTGGCGGTGGAGATGGTGGTGCGCTGTGAAACGGCAGTGATCATTGTTGATGATCTTCACTTTGTGGATTTCAACCACCGTACTGGAACGGAGATCAGCAACCATCTGAAGTGGTTGGCTAACGAACTGCCGGTGACGTTCATTTATACCGGGGTGGGGTTGGCGGAGAAGAGCTTCTTCAGTGAGGGGCTCTATGGAGAGTCCGCCGCTCTGGCTCAGACTGCCCGCCGAACCACGGTGTGCCCGATCCAACCCTTCTCACTCACAACTGATACCGGCTCCCAAGCCTGGACAGCAATGCTGCAGCTTTTGGAGAGCAGCCTGAATCTCGGTGCACCACGGGCGGGGATGCTCGTTGATCAGGCCGACCTGATCTTTGAGCGGACGCAGGGCCATATTGCCTCGCTGGCCTCACTAGTGGAGAGGTGTGCACAGTTGGCCATCGCCACGGGTGAAGAGAGTATTTCGGAGAAAATTCTGGCCATGGCTGTCACCGACAGCGCGGCAAGTAATGCCTACGCAGCCTCTTGA
- a CDS encoding TniQ family protein has protein sequence MSDPVGDSLWPLQPTTVPGETLPSWLRAMARVYRIDTKTMVHLLGLPIRRQNYRTMHNAAQHFAQNVANTSGCRIEEFERMAAGWQLPALQRFTAETTATIVAAVNGSSYCPLCLKDNGGRWVTDWLNPLYTYCPEHAVRLEKLCPNCQSRPFHGIDWLWDNRDGWQCCKTNVATPYGDVVKTRVCGFDLRQAEPSGDTTAERLFAQDHLKWVLDSVLVGHQEIPMCGTLLKPREACTLFLGLIAHGKGIKTSKSGYQATPRTPEAVAEASRILCADTQREAQLELAALGRKASISLTVPTLAGNWLQLNTDTISPAKTVPGQAARDVERSPWEVWDQEAMLPRIHFHERNLPAEIWPSALEGIHSKHLYTTKIAISVALVRAIHQTDWSRAASRLGLQYKDHSKITRNVRKNDLVGEVNRQVYRIKPFLEALNDDELLIDYGRRRKELLNPEPLMKTLTKYWHDNVGTSADLPALTCRFWALYTGGDIRFVPALYSRIAMSQTETAMWMSDQDYRRTVQYHFNLLAKEILHNRGINEPVIWRPQIRNGDHAE, from the coding sequence GTGTCTGATCCGGTGGGTGATTCCTTGTGGCCGCTGCAGCCCACAACCGTTCCGGGGGAAACTTTGCCGAGCTGGTTACGGGCCATGGCAAGGGTCTACCGGATCGACACCAAAACCATGGTCCACCTGTTGGGACTACCCATCAGGCGCCAAAACTATCGAACAATGCATAATGCAGCCCAACACTTCGCTCAGAATGTTGCAAATACCAGTGGATGCCGGATCGAGGAGTTTGAGCGGATGGCGGCCGGATGGCAACTGCCAGCACTGCAACGGTTTACCGCAGAAACCACAGCAACAATAGTCGCCGCCGTGAATGGCAGCTCATATTGTCCGCTGTGTTTGAAGGACAACGGCGGCCGGTGGGTGACTGACTGGCTCAACCCGCTCTACACGTACTGTCCCGAGCACGCTGTTCGTTTGGAGAAGCTGTGTCCGAACTGCCAATCCCGGCCGTTTCATGGCATTGACTGGCTGTGGGACAACAGAGATGGCTGGCAATGCTGCAAAACCAACGTAGCCACCCCTTATGGTGACGTTGTGAAGACCCGAGTGTGTGGCTTTGATCTTCGCCAGGCAGAACCCAGCGGGGACACGACGGCGGAGCGGCTCTTCGCCCAAGATCACTTGAAATGGGTCCTTGATTCAGTCCTGGTCGGCCACCAGGAAATTCCCATGTGCGGAACCCTCCTGAAACCTCGTGAGGCCTGCACACTGTTTCTGGGGCTGATTGCTCACGGCAAGGGGATCAAGACCAGTAAGTCTGGATATCAGGCAACTCCACGCACGCCCGAAGCAGTGGCGGAGGCATCCCGAATCCTGTGCGCGGATACTCAGCGTGAAGCCCAACTGGAATTGGCCGCTCTTGGCAGAAAGGCAAGCATTAGCCTGACTGTTCCCACCCTTGCGGGCAACTGGCTTCAGCTGAACACCGACACAATCAGTCCGGCCAAGACAGTCCCTGGACAGGCCGCTCGTGACGTCGAACGGAGTCCGTGGGAAGTGTGGGACCAAGAAGCGATGCTTCCACGTATCCATTTCCATGAACGGAACCTTCCCGCCGAGATCTGGCCCAGCGCCTTGGAAGGCATCCACAGCAAACATCTCTATACGACCAAGATCGCGATCTCAGTGGCATTGGTCCGAGCCATCCATCAGACAGATTGGTCCAGAGCGGCCAGCCGCTTGGGACTCCAATACAAAGACCACAGCAAGATCACCAGAAACGTCAGAAAGAACGATCTAGTTGGTGAAGTAAACCGCCAGGTCTACCGGATCAAGCCATTCCTCGAAGCACTCAACGACGACGAGCTCTTGATTGACTACGGCCGGCGCCGCAAGGAACTCCTCAACCCAGAACCACTGATGAAAACCCTCACCAAATATTGGCATGACAACGTTGGAACCAGCGCTGACCTTCCTGCTCTAACCTGCAGGTTCTGGGCTTTGTACACGGGCGGCGATATACGGTTCGTTCCCGCACTCTACAGCCGCATAGCCATGAGTCAGACGGAGACCGCGATGTGGATGAGCGACCAAGACTATCGACGAACCGTCCAGTACCACTTCAACCTCCTCGCCAAGGAAATCCTCCACAACCGCGGGATCAATGAACCCGTCATCTGGCGCCCACAAATCCGCAATGGCGATCATGCGGAATGA